CATAATCGAACTTCTTCTGCATATTGCTGGATCTCCAGCCGCTCCGGTTGCGCCCATGGAAACGCAGATAAAAAAAATCCGTACTGGTAACGATATCAAGAGGCGGGAACAGCCCCGGCAAAGGCGGAGCATCGACGGCAACCAGAGCGATATTGCGTCGTTCAAGTTCGGCAAAGACCTGATCGACGGCCCAGGAGGCATGACGAAACTCCACCGCCAGCGGCAATCCCTGCAGCCCGTCAAGCAGCTTTGCCAGGTAATAGCGATTCTGTTCAGTCCTGTTGAAATTTGGCGGTAGCTGGATAAGCACGGCGGCCAGACGATCGCCCAGCGGCTCGATTCCCCGGCGATACAATTGCAGCTGGGTATCCCGGTCTTCCCGGCGCTCATGGGTCAGGGTTCTGGTCAGCTTTGCCGCAAAACGAAAATCAGCGGGCACCTTGACCGCCATCCGGGCAACGGCTTCGGCCCGGGGCATCTGGTACCAGGTATAGTTGAGTTCCACCACGGGAAAGAACCGCATATACAGGCCGAGCATATCGGCGGTCCTGGTACCTGGGGGATAAAAACCGCTGTCGCTCCATTCGGTATACGAATAGCCGGAGGTGCCGATCAGCAGTGGGCAACCGGTGCTGCCGACCACTGGTTTGCTCAGCGCAGAGAGCCCAAACATCATGGCTCCCGGTTCAGCTGTGGCAGTCATCATCGATTGCTTCCTCCGATATCATCAATGGTATCACGGATAACACCCACAACCTTTCCCTGGACAAGCAATTCTCCGAACTGATAGTGCATGGTCCTGTACGCCGTGTTTTCCGGGCGCATTTCAATATGATCGTTTTTCAGGAAAAAACGTTTCACCGTCGCCTCCTCTCCATGGATCAACGCCGCGACGATCTCGCCGTTTTCCGCATACTGCCTCGCCTCGCAGATCACCAGATCACCATCGAGGATACCGGCATCCTGCATGGAATCCCCGGTAATGCGCAGACAGAAAAGATTGTCGCCGCGAAACCGGTTGCCGTCGACCACAACGGTGCCCTCCCATTCCTGCTGAGCATACATAGGCAGACCGGCGGTAATCTGGCCGATAACGGGAAGCTCACGTACCCGCTGCCCCTGGTCTCCGCCGACTGTACCATCCCGCAGACGAAGAGTGCGGCTATAGTGGCCGTCGCGCTCCAGCAGACCCTTTTTTTCAAGCTGCTGTATCATCTGGGCCACGGCGGTATGGCTTACACCCATCTCAAGCGCGGCCTCTCTCAGACTCGGCGCCCCTCCATTCTCGGTTATCTTCTTTTTAAGATAACTGAAAAAATGCTCCTGTTTCTCGGTCAGTTCCATATGCTCTCCAGCTTAATGTATATGTACATTTTCCTAATAATATCATTTCAAGGATTATTGTCAATTTACATTTATAAATGTCAAGCGCTTCCGGCAACAGTATATGTCAGGCTCTACAGATGAACCCATTGATTCGCAAATGGATTTTTTCTGCTGATCGGTACAGGAAAAAAAATCAGGAATGAAATGCTGGTGATTAAACATGCAGGAGGGGGAGCCAGCTTGAAGGACGTGTGTTACTGGCAGGTTTGATATAGGTAGTTATACCAGAGACCTGCCAGGAACCTGCAAATGCGGAAGAGCGGACTTTCTCGATCGGATGCTTATGGCGACGCTATCGAAATTACGATCTACGCCCACCCTTGCCGCCACCACCGCGGCCCCGACCGCCGCCGGTACCGTCACGACGGCCTTTTCCACCACCACGCCCGAGTCCTCTGCCGGGTTGTTCCTGATTGGGATTCTTCCGAAAAGAGTCCTTTTTATTGTCCTGCTGGGTCGTTCCGCTTCCGCCCTTTCTGTTCCTGTCTTCCTGTTGCATTTTGCTGCCCTCCTTGAAAATGGCATGGTTGCCGACCAATCATTTTGTACATTTGCCCATAATGTAGTGATTAAACTTTTTCATGCAACTACTATTATGCCAACCACCAATTCAGGAAAATGCCAGGGAATCCCCATAATCCTTCCGAATCGGATCGTTTATTCCTGCAAGACAGGACCGCAGGCGGCAATCATAGCAGCTCCGCCTTTGCTCTTCTCTTCAATCCATGAACTGGCGCAGACATTCAACGCAAGACTTCTCTACAGATCCGAACGGCACGTTTTTTGCTTTTACAGAATAAAGATACCTGATTACCCCTGATCCTCAGCTCCAGACCGAAATGCTGAGTTTCAGGGGGAATCAGATAAAGAATCTCGTAAAAGTCATCGAAGTTGCCGAGATGGGCTCTGCGATAAGCACCCGTGCGGACATAAACTCCGACTTCGAGAAAGCTCGATATACTCCTACACAGCGGAGGGATGCCCATGCAGACACGGGAGCCGGTATCGGCTTTAAGCGAAGCAAAAGATATCTTCAATCAGCTGCAGAGGGAACTTCCGGCCATTTTCCTCGACTATGACGGCACCCTCACGCCGATTGTCGACGATCCAACCGAAGCAAGACTTGATGATACAACCAGAGAGGTGCTGCAGAGGCTGGCCAAACATATGTTCGTCGCCATCATCAGCGGCAGGGGGATTGAAGATGTCCGGGAGATGGCCGGGATCGACAACCTCACCTATGCCGGCAGCCATGGCTTTGAGATCAGCGACGGCAGCGGCTATTTTGATGAGGATGACCGCAAAGAGCAGTTTCTTTCCACCCTGAAGAAAGCGGAAGAGGATCTCGAGACTGCAACAAAGGATATACCAGGCGTTCAAATCGAGAGAAAACCTTTTGCCATTGCCGTTCATTACCGAGGCGCCGCAGAAAAAGCTATTGCCGACGCCGAGAAACAGGTCAACACAATTATTGACCAACATGACGAACTGAAAAAGACTTCCGGCAAGAAAATCTTTGAGCTGCGCCCGGATGTGGACTGGGACAAAGGCAAAGCGCTGCAGACAATGCTCAGTCGCTTTCATGTCGATTGCTCCAGGATAACACCGTTATATATAGGTGACGACACTACCGACGAGGACGCTTTTCGCTGTATCGGCAACAGCGGCATCACTATCCTGGTCAGCGATCATCCCCGCCCCACCCGAGCCCGCTACATCCTGCGTGATCCAACGGAGGTAACCTCCTTTCTGGAAAGACTGGCCGAAATAGCCGACAGAGCGACAACCAAGGGAATCTGGTCGCTGACCTATGAAGGTTATGATCCCGAAAGCGAAAAACTGCGCGAGGCTCTCTGTACCCTCGGCAACGGCTTTTTCGCCAGCCGCGGCGCAAGCCTGCAGTCATCCGCCGACGAAAAACATTATCCGGGAAGCTATATCGCCGGCTGCTATAACCGTCTGCAAAGCAAAGTTGCCGGAAAGATTATCGAAAACGAAAGTCTCGTCAATATTCCCAACTGGCTCCCCCTTAGCTTCCGCCTTGACGAGGGTCCCTGGTTTGACTGCGATACCATCAAGCCGGCTGACTATCATCAGGAGCTTGACATGGCCTCCGGCATTTTAAACAGGACCATCCGCTTCGTCGATGAGCAGCAGAGAGAGGTTCACCTGAGGGAGCGCCGGTTCGTCAATATGGACATACCTCATCTTGCCGGACTTGAAACCGTAATCACCATAAAAAACTGGTCGGGCACCATCCACTTGCGCACTGCTCTGGACGGCGGAGTGGCTAATACGCTGGTCGCCCGCTATAGAGATCTTAACAACAACCATTTGAGAACAGTTGAACAGGGCATCGATGAAGATGGTGAGATCATCTGGCTGCAATCGGAAACCAGGCAATCGCATATCCGCATTGCCGAGGCGGCACGTACCCGGTTCTTCCTCGATGAGGAGCTTATAACTGAAGCAGAACGACGCCCCCTGCGCGAATCCGATTATATAGGCCAGGAAGTAACCCTTTCGATCAAGGCCGGAGAAGAATTGCGCCTTGAAAAAATAGTCGCCGTTTTTTGTTCAAGGGACCGCGCCATCTCCGAAAGTCTTGACGAAGCACGGCTGCGAATCGCCCATGCCCCAGGCTTCGGGGTCCTGCTCAAGGCTCATCAGCGGGCCTGGCGCCATCTCTGGCAGCGTTGTGGTTTTGATCTGCAGGCATCGCATCCGAGAATCTCCCAGATCCTCAACCTCCATGTTTTTCACATGCTGCAGACCGTATCGGTGCATTCCATCGATCTTGATGCCGGCATTCCTCCACGGGGACTGCATGGCGAAGCATACCGCGGCCTGATCATGTGGGATGAATTATTCGTCTTTCCCTTTTTTAACCTGCGTATTCCCGATCTTACCCGGGCATTCCTCAGATACCGCTACAAGAGGCTGCCACAAGCCAGGCTGGCGGCTGCAGAGGCGGGCTTTAACGGCGCCATGTTCCCATGGCAGAGCGGCAGCAACGGCCGGGAAGAAGCACAGACACTGCATCTCAACCCGCAATCGGGCCGCTGGATTCCCGATAATACCCAACTGCAGCGCCATATCAATATCGCCGTGGCCTACAATGTCTGGCTCTATTATCAGGTAACCGATGACCGTGATTTCATGTCATACTACGGTGCCGAAATGATAATCGAAATAGCCAGATTCTGGGCAAGCCTTACCAGCTATAACGACTCAGTTCAACGCTATGAAATCCACGGAGTTATGGGTCCCGACGAATTCCACACCGCTTATCCGGACTCCACCGAGTCCGGACTGACCAATAACGCCTACACCAATGTCATGGTGGCCTGGCTGTTCTGCAGGGCATTGGAGGTTTTTAAGATGCTGCCGGAAGAACGCAGGCAGTCGACGCGGGAAAATCTCTCTTTAGATGATAAGGAAATTGCGCTTTGGGAGGATATCAGCCGCAAAATGCGGATCGCTTTTCATGATGACGGCATCATCAGCCAGTTCGAAGGATACGATCAACTCGAGGAGTTTGACTGGGAGAGATATAAAAACAAATATGGCGATATTCACCGCCTCGACCGCATCCTCGAGGCGGAAAACGACAGCACCAACCGCTATAAACTTTCCAAACAGGCCGACGTACTCATGCTCTTCTTTCTGCTTTCCGCGGATGAACTGGGCCAGCTCTTCAAACGCCTGGGATATTCCCTGGAGTACGAGAGTATTCCTAAAAACATCGACTATTATCTCAAACGCACTTCACACGGATCAACGCTCAGCCGGGTTGTTCACGCCTGGGTACTGGCCAGATCCAGACGTGAACAATCCTGGCACCTCTTTTGCGATGCCCTGAAAAGCGATGTCTCGGATATTCAGGGGGGTACCACCCACGAAGGCATTCACCTTGGAGCCATGGCAGGAACTGTGGATCTGATGCAGCGCTGCTACACCGGTCTGGAAACACGCCAGGACATCCTCTGGTTTAACCCGGCCCTGCCCGATGAGGTGCAAAGCATGGCTTTTAATATCCTTTATCGCCGGCATTGGCTGCGGGTGACAATCCATCGGGAAAGCATTACCATCAACAGCAGACAGGGACGGACTGCCCCTCCCATTAAAGTAGGGGTGCGGGATACTCTTCATGAACTGCAGCCCGGATGCTCCATTGAACTGGGGCTGAAACGATAGGATTCTCGCTGCTATTTATTTTGCCTCGGCCTCGAGGGCGCAGGCGATACAGGTCAACACGCTGGGATCAAAGCGCAGGCGGCCCTCACTGATTTCCTCTTCGCAAACAACACAGTATCCATACTTCTGGGATTCAATACGTTTAAGAGCCGACTCGATGCGCTGCCGCTCGAGATCCGTCAGCCGGGCCGTCGCCTTATCCATAGCCTGTTGCTGCATGGCGTCCATACGCGACAGGCGCCCCATTCGCGTCTGATCGAGCTCAAGCGGAGTGTCTTCTTTTTTTGCCTGCCTGGCCGCCATTATTTCCGCCAAGCGTTCAATAAGACGCTTTGTATAATACTCTAAATCAATATTGCCATGCATGTTCCATCCTCTTATATTTTTGTCGGGACTACGCTCCGGCGCAGTATCGCACGATAATCGGAGATTCTATGGTCATCGCTAACCAGGCGGTTGATTAAACCTAAAGACCACTGCGCTTTGCTTTTTTTTGAAAAGTATGGTGTGCCGGTTGAGTCTGAATATATAAGCCAAAAAAAAAGTGAACCGGAACAAACCTGCTCTGTGATTATGCCTTAGCTGTACCGGCGACTACTTTCTCTTTTGCCAGTTCATTTTTAACCGCCAGAGCAATATCTTCAAAAAGATAGGGCTTCCTGATATAACTTCCCGCGCCAAGACGGAGGGCCTCTTTTACCTGTTCAGTTTCGGAATAACCGGTGGTGATTACGGCTCTCTGGCCGGGGTGAATCTGCAGAATACGTCTATACGTTTCCAGCCCGTTCATTCCGCCGTCCATCAGCATGTCAAGAAGAAGCAGATCTACGGAATGTTGATTCAGAAAATCGATGGCCTTTTCGCCGCTCGGCACAGTTATGACATTATAGCCCATCCGGCCGAACATCATCGATGCTAAATCGCGCTGTTCCGTCATATCGTCTATAACCAGAATACTTTCCCCCCTGCCGTGGTAATCATTCTTAGTCAGCTCCAGCTGCTCCTGCAGGAGTACTCTTCTCGTCACCGGAAAATACAGACTGAAGGTGGTTCCTTCGCCGGGAACCGTCTGCAGGTCAATATAACCTTCATGATCCTCGACAGCCCCCCAGACAACAGCCATGCCAAGGCCGGTGCCACTTCTTCCCATTACCTTGGTGGTAAAGAAAGGCTCATAAATACGGTCCTGATCCTCCGGGCTGATGCCTGCGCCGGTATCGCCTATAACCAGAACAACATATTCGCCCACACCTATCTTTTCCGTCCTGGGATCCTCATCATCTATAATTGTCACTGCTGTGGCGATTGAAACATATCCGGATTCCTGGATGGCTTCGACAGCATTGATTACCAGATTCATGATGGTTTTAGAGAGATGCAGAGAGGAGCCGAGAATATTGACCAGCCCCGGCTGCAGATCGACCTTTATTTCGACATGAGGGTTATCACGGATTAGTTGCCGATGCTCGGGGCTCTCAAGATATCGGTTGACGACGTTGTTGAGATTGATCACTTCATTGACCACGACACCTCGACGTGCCAGGGTAAGAAGATCCTGAACAATGGCGGAGGCCTTCAATCCCGTATCTTTAATGATCTGCAGAGGAACCTTGAGACTGCTGTCGTCCGGATACTGCACAAGGAGCAAGTCCGGATAACTGACGATACCGGATAGAATGTTGTTGAGATCATGGGCAATGCCGCCGGCAAGGGTAGCGATAGACTCCATTTTCTGTGCTTTTCTCAGTTGTGATCTGGTCTCATCGCTCTTCAGCTCGAGCTCCTTTTTTTCAGTAATGTCAAAGGCAATCTGAAATTTGACGCTGCGGCCGTTAACCCACCTGATGATCCGATCATGATGGACATACCAGTTCCCGTTCACGGGATTTCTGCCCTCCCAGGTCAGCACCTTCGTCGGAATTTCACAGGGGGAAGGAGGTTGCATGCTTTGGCATCTCCTGCAGGGTTCGGTATTATCATATACCACCTTATGGCATTTCCCGCCGATCCTGTTGCCTCCGAAAGATTCAGACATACACGCATTCATGAAGAGGATCTCCCGGGTCTCTATATCACTTACGTATATTGTTGCCTGAATAGAGTTCAAAACCGTAAGCAAGGTGCTGTGAGACTCCTGCAGGGCTTTTTCCGCCTGAGCACGAGCAGAAATATCGCGGACCACATTCAGAATTACCACCTGGTTTCTCAAGACGATCTTTCGAGCATGACACTCTACAGAAAGATGTTTCCCCGCAGAATCCATAATTTCTGTCTCGAAGACAAGCTGTTCTTTTTCTGTCTGCAGAGTCTCCAGCTTTCTTTGCAGCATGTTTTTCTGCACGGGGAGCACGAGGTCGTAGAGATTTTTCCGGGTTAGCTCGGCAAAAGGGTAACCGAGTTTATCAAGTGCTACTTTATTGACATCAATCATTGATCCATGGAGATCATTGATAAAGACCATATCGGCCACGCCTTCAAAAAGATCCTGATAGCGTTCCATTTCACGCGCCTGGCGGATATGATCAAGCATGGAAAAGAGCGAAACTCTCAAACGATTGAACTCGTAGATGCGTGAAGTCGCCAAGGTATTTGAAATATCGTTTTCACCTGAGGTTATCTTATGAGCGAACCTGGTAAGCTGCCGCAAGGGCTCAACAAGTTTTCTGCTAAGAAAAATTGAGGTCAGCAGGGTCAGCAGGATGACAATAATGGCGGGAAACAGCACGGCATTGAGGACGCGATTCTTGGCGGCCCTGAGATTTCGCAGATTACCGAAAAAATAAACCCCGTCAAACTCAGCTCTTTTTGAGACGGCAAAATCCTCACCATTGAGGGTAATGTAGTCCAGAGAGTTGTCGTGATAGAAAGAGGCGGGAAAGGTAAGGGAGGAAGAAAGCTTTCTTCCGGAGAGAAGATCCCAGACCTCACCTTTGTCAAAATAAACCAGCTTATCGGCATATTTTCCTTCCTTGCCGAAAAGTGACTGAAGATGCTCGTCCTTGCTTATCTGGTAGGTGGCCGCGGCCACTCCAACCTGTTCCTGCTGTCTTCTTATCGGCACGCTCTGGATTAACTGGAATCCACCATTTTCGATAGTATTGACCAAAACAGGCTCGGATGTTTGCACCGGAAAGACTTTTTCAATCTGTCTGCCATCGATCCAGACTTCAGAAGGAGTAAAAAAGGAACCTGAAGCCGCATCCTTAATAATAAAATGTAGGTCGGGAATATTGTTATAGACGGTATGGAGATGCTGGGACAACTGTCGATGGGCTCCCAGCATAAGCGTGACGCGAACGGTATTATCATGCGCCAGCGCATTCAGCCTGTTGCTGAGTCTGTTTATGCGGTTTTGAAAGACCTGCCCCGCCTCCCCGCCTTTCGCCTGTATACCTTCCTCAAACTCACTGTTCAGGCTCTTATTGAGGGTGAAGTAAAGAATTCCCGATACCGCTGTGACTGAAACAATAACGAGCAGAACAATAACAACCGTCAGATACCCGGCTAGAGGATAAGCCGGAACGGGCACGTCGAGCGGTTCATCTACATCCTCACTTGCTGAATACTTCATCTGCCGCCAAAAGGATATCTGCAGGAATTTTCAGCCCCAGCTGCTCTGCACGTTTAAGGTTGAAAACAAGGGCGACTCGGGGAGCATCTTCAATAGGAAGACTGCCGGGCTCGGCTCCACTGAGAACAGCCGCCGCTTTTTTGCCGGCCAGCTCTCCCATGGAGAAAAAATCCACGGTGGCGCCGCCGAAAAGCCCCAGTTTGATGAAGGCGTAATTTAATCCTATGGTGGGCTTGTGCGCATGCAGAAGCGTGTGGTTTATAATTTCCGGTGCGGTGTAAACCCGGCCTTTTTTATCCTTAAGCAGCAGCGTACCGAGGTACAGGGCACCAAATTCGGCTGAGTCGTTAAATTGGGCAAGGGTGCTGACGAACTCCTCCCAGGAATTCATCATCTGCAACTCCACCGCCGGAACCGGTATATTACTTTCTTCGTTGAGCTCAAGTTCCACCTGTTGCTGTATGGCTTTACCGGTAGGCGACATGTCGCCCAGAAAGAGAACGCTGTTCATCTCATGCAGAGAGGATAGGACGCGTATGGCTTCGCGGATATAAAGCTTCTCATACACTCCGGTAATATTGTTCCCCGGTATTGAGCGATCAGCCATGAACTCCTTTTGCCGATCATAATTTTCAGGCTGATTGTTCATGCCTGAAAAAATATAGGGAGTGGAAGTGCCGGAAGCTGGCAGCGCCACGGCACGAAAGGCATTATCATCAAGGGTTAGGACAACATCGGGCTGAAAAGCGGCAATTTCCTCCACTGCCAGATTTGCCTGCTCGGCAATAAGTTCCGGAGTATTGTTGTTCTTTTTGGTATCCATATAATACGTTGCGACCTCAAGGTTTTCCCCCTGTTTCCAGCCGGCATCGTTCAACGCCTTAATTGCGCCATCATGCTGTGGCTGACCGCATATATGATCTTTTTCGTAACTGTGGACAATGAAGAGCTTTTTAACATCCGCAGCCATTCCAGAAGAGGAGCCACAGACAATGGCGAGAGAACACGCCATGCTGAAAAATCTCTTACACAACTTCACCATAAACCACCTCATTGCTTGATTAATGCCTTACCCCGACAAATGCCACGATACGAAAAAGAAACGAAAAATGAATTCCAATCTGTGATTTGTCTCTGGAGGAGCTGCGACTGAGTTTGATCGACCCTAAGTCTTTTTCGATGCGCATTTTGCTCATATTGCAACAAACATACTCGCCGAATGACAACATATTCATTCAAACATGCAATGACTTACTCTGTCCGGGCAGCAACAAATCAACCCACTGAGGTTACAGTACCGCAACCTGCATTACAATGGTGAAATCTAAAAATTTGAAGGAGAAAAATGAAGTAGGAAATCAAGGGAATATTGGTGGGAGATGAAATTTCTTATTGATTACCAATCAAAATCAGCCAAAAAATGTTTGTATATTATTGTATTCAAAGGAAAATACACCTATATTATCATTCCAGGTTTGATAACGATATGACGACAAATACAATGTTTTTGCCATATCTTCAAGCCTGCCGGCATGACAGCTGAATAGCATTGGTAATCAGTAATGTGTATGTGGTTAATTTCTGGAAAATATGACGATCTGTGTGGCAATGTTACTTCAGTGCCTCCAGAATCTCATCGGTGACATCCCTGCCGCCGACAATCAAGGAATTGGCATCGAAAATATAATCATAGCCCTTTTCATCTGCTATTTTCTGCAGATCCTTTTTCATTTCCTTGAGAGCCTCTTCCTGCAATTGTTCGCCTCTCTGTTGCATCTGCTGCTGCATCTGCTGCTGGGCCATCATCTGTTCCTCTTCGGCCATACCCTGCAACTCCTCCTGCATCCCCTGGATTTCCGTTCCAAACTCTTCCTGGGCTTTGAGGAAAGCAGGGTGCACTTCGATAATTTTCCCGATATCAACGAAAACAATATTTTTGGGGTCGTTTTTTTCGGCAGCCACCTGACCAACTGGGTACATCAGCATGGTGACCATAAAAAAAATGGCTACAATACCGGCCGCCCGGAAAGAAACTTCCCTGCTGCTCTTTATTTTTTCATACATTCTTTAACCCTCCCCTTCAATTTTTCAAAAAAAAGAGCCGCGAAGACAAACGGTTAACCCTCGCATTCTGTTGAGTGTTTCAGCTGCGCACTCAGACATTCTGCGAGCCTGCCAATACTTCACGACCCTACCTTTGACGCCTGATGTTATATTAAGAGTTTAAGCATCACATCATGTAATTGTCAAATCAGACGCTGCAAACCGCCATTGATACTGCTTCATTTTCACCAGGCGGCTCAAAATTTCTACTTTGAGTTTTTGTGTTGCGGCGATGAGCGCTGCTGCATGGCAGTATCGCTTGGCGTGGCATTGGTTATTGCATTTTTTTCCTGATTCCCCCTGATCCTCAGCTCAAGGTCGGGACTGCACTTTTTACGGGTCTCTGCAGCCCGGACGGCTGCAGCGAAGCCCCCATGGACGGGTGTATGGCGTCCCGGATGAAAAGAGCAGTCCCGGCCTGGGCCATGTGGTGCTGAGTTTCAAGGGTGATCAGATTTTTTTTTAACCGATTTCAGCTCGATATGGTAAAAGATACATACCCCCCACGAAACAACTGAGAGGATTTTTATGAAAGTGACACTGCCTTTAGCAAATGGAGACCACTACCAACTCAGTCCCAGCAAAATAGTGGCTCTGGGTCTTAATTACCTTGAGCATATCAAAGAAAGCCAGTCTGTTGATGTCCGTAATTTTACAGAGGAGGTGCCGACAGAGCCGGTTTTGTTCCCCAAGACTCCGAATGTTCTCATCGGGCCGGGAGAAACAATCATTCTGCCTTCTTTTGTGCGGGATTATGGCTTTACAGACTGCCGTACCGATCATGAGGCGGAACTCGCCATAATCATCAAAGACAGGGTGAAAAATCTGCCTCCAGAACAGGCTCTGCAGCACGTCCTGGGCTTTACCTGCTTTAATGATATCAGCCAGAGAAACCTGCAGAAAGGCGATAAAGCCGGATGGTTTCGCGGAAAATCACTCGACACCTTCGGACCCATCGGCCCGGTAATTGTACCGCCCGAGGCGATCGGCGATCCACAAAATCTTGCTATCCGCTGCCGCCTCAACGGCAAAACTGTTCAGGATTCCAATACCCGTCATATGATTTTTCCGATTCCTGAGATAATATCTTTCGTCTCGAAGAATTTCACCCTCGAACCCGGTGATATTATCATCACCGGCACTCCGAGTGGTGTTGGACCGTTGAAAGATGGAGATACGGTGGAGGTTGAGATTGAGAACATAGGTACGCTGAGCAACCCGGTGAAAGAAGAAAGATAAGGTTGGCGCAGCACACAAGAGGCATTAAAATAGCGTGAGAAGGAGGATACGTTTTCTCACATCAAGGAGGCACAATGAGCACGAAAGCGATTTTCGAAGCGGTGGATCTCGGCAACCGCATGGAGCACGTCTTCGTGACCACCACAAACGGCAATGGCCTGCCCCACCTGGCTGCCGCCGGCATCATCCGTTACATTAGCGAAGACCATATTAGCGTTGAAGCATGGTTTTGTCCAGCCACGATTCAAAATCTTGGCGACAACCCCCTTATTTCAGTGGTCGCCTGGGATCCTGCGACTGATATCGGACATCAAATTCTCGGAGAAGTTGAAAAAGTCGAGGAGATCGCCATGATGGATGGTTTCACTGGGGATCTTGAGAGCGAAGAACAGCTGCCTCAGTCCGAGAGCAGGCTGATTATCCGCGTCGACCAGGTACTCGCCTTCAGCCATGCCCCCCACAGCGATACCGTGGAATGAGCTGATATCTCAATCTGGAAAAGAGATTGTCCATGCTTTTGGAGTGAAGACCGCAGGTCATAAGCCGATACCGCTGCGGGTTTCCGCCACCTGCACGCCGCGCCGTTCTATCAGACTACCCTCGGCCAGATAGAGCTGTACCAGGGCGATGCGGTAATTGACCACGGCCTCTACCTCGGCTATTTGAGTCCGGAGCAGATCACGCTGGGCTTGAGCAACCAGAAGGGCGGTGCTGCTCCCTACTTCAAATCGCTCCTCTTCCGCCTTCAGGGTCTGCTCCTGAAAGATACGGGTTGCCCTGCTCGCCTCGATCTGCCGGCGGAGCCGCTCCACCTCGTTAATAGCCAGGTAGACATCCAACTGAACTATCTGGCGAAGATTCTCAATTGCCTCTACGGCCTGTCTGCGCTGAGCAAAAGCGGCCAGATTGGCTCCCTCGGCAGCACGGTTGCCCAGAAAATGACTCAGACGCAATCCGGCAGTGAAAGCATAGGAGTCGCCGACCACGTCGCTAAAGGAATCGCCAAATGATTCGCCATACCCGTTTTTCCCCAAAGTCATGAAAAGTTCGAGCCGGGGCAGAAGTCCATTGCGCGTCATAATCGTCTCCAGGCGATTGCGGTGCAGCCTCAGCCTGGCTTCACCAAGATCGGGGCGGATCTGCTCCGCCAACTTCAGGCGGTC
This Desulfopila inferna DNA region includes the following protein-coding sequences:
- a CDS encoding response regulator: MKYSASEDVDEPLDVPVPAYPLAGYLTVVIVLLVIVSVTAVSGILYFTLNKSLNSEFEEGIQAKGGEAGQVFQNRINRLSNRLNALAHDNTVRVTLMLGAHRQLSQHLHTVYNNIPDLHFIIKDAASGSFFTPSEVWIDGRQIEKVFPVQTSEPVLVNTIENGGFQLIQSVPIRRQQEQVGVAAATYQISKDEHLQSLFGKEGKYADKLVYFDKGEVWDLLSGRKLSSSLTFPASFYHDNSLDYITLNGEDFAVSKRAEFDGVYFFGNLRNLRAAKNRVLNAVLFPAIIVILLTLLTSIFLSRKLVEPLRQLTRFAHKITSGENDISNTLATSRIYEFNRLRVSLFSMLDHIRQAREMERYQDLFEGVADMVFINDLHGSMIDVNKVALDKLGYPFAELTRKNLYDLVLPVQKNMLQRKLETLQTEKEQLVFETEIMDSAGKHLSVECHARKIVLRNQVVILNVVRDISARAQAEKALQESHSTLLTVLNSIQATIYVSDIETREILFMNACMSESFGGNRIGGKCHKVVYDNTEPCRRCQSMQPPSPCEIPTKVLTWEGRNPVNGNWYVHHDRIIRWVNGRSVKFQIAFDITEKKELELKSDETRSQLRKAQKMESIATLAGGIAHDLNNILSGIVSYPDLLLVQYPDDSSLKVPLQIIKDTGLKASAIVQDLLTLARRGVVVNEVINLNNVVNRYLESPEHRQLIRDNPHVEIKVDLQPGLVNILGSSLHLSKTIMNLVINAVEAIQESGYVSIATAVTIIDDEDPRTEKIGVGEYVVLVIGDTGAGISPEDQDRIYEPFFTTKVMGRSGTGLGMAVVWGAVEDHEGYIDLQTVPGEGTTFSLYFPVTRRVLLQEQLELTKNDYHGRGESILVIDDMTEQRDLASMMFGRMGYNVITVPSGEKAIDFLNQHSVDLLLLDMLMDGGMNGLETYRRILQIHPGQRAVITTGYSETEQVKEALRLGAGSYIRKPYLFEDIALAVKNELAKEKVVAGTAKA
- a CDS encoding ABC transporter substrate-binding protein, which encodes MACSLAIVCGSSSGMAADVKKLFIVHSYEKDHICGQPQHDGAIKALNDAGWKQGENLEVATYYMDTKKNNNTPELIAEQANLAVEEIAAFQPDVVLTLDDNAFRAVALPASGTSTPYIFSGMNNQPENYDRQKEFMADRSIPGNNITGVYEKLYIREAIRVLSSLHEMNSVLFLGDMSPTGKAIQQQVELELNEESNIPVPAVELQMMNSWEEFVSTLAQFNDSAEFGALYLGTLLLKDKKGRVYTAPEIINHTLLHAHKPTIGLNYAFIKLGLFGGATVDFFSMGELAGKKAAAVLSGAEPGSLPIEDAPRVALVFNLKRAEQLGLKIPADILLAADEVFSK
- a CDS encoding OmpH family outer membrane protein yields the protein MYEKIKSSREVSFRAAGIVAIFFMVTMLMYPVGQVAAEKNDPKNIVFVDIGKIIEVHPAFLKAQEEFGTEIQGMQEELQGMAEEEQMMAQQQMQQQMQQRGEQLQEEALKEMKKDLQKIADEKGYDYIFDANSLIVGGRDVTDEILEALK
- a CDS encoding fumarylacetoacetate hydrolase family protein; protein product: MKVTLPLANGDHYQLSPSKIVALGLNYLEHIKESQSVDVRNFTEEVPTEPVLFPKTPNVLIGPGETIILPSFVRDYGFTDCRTDHEAELAIIIKDRVKNLPPEQALQHVLGFTCFNDISQRNLQKGDKAGWFRGKSLDTFGPIGPVIVPPEAIGDPQNLAIRCRLNGKTVQDSNTRHMIFPIPEIISFVSKNFTLEPGDIIITGTPSGVGPLKDGDTVEVEIENIGTLSNPVKEER
- a CDS encoding pyridoxamine 5'-phosphate oxidase family protein, which translates into the protein MSTKAIFEAVDLGNRMEHVFVTTTNGNGLPHLAAAGIIRYISEDHISVEAWFCPATIQNLGDNPLISVVAWDPATDIGHQILGEVEKVEEIAMMDGFTGDLESEEQLPQSESRLIIRVDQVLAFSHAPHSDTVE